In the Mastacembelus armatus chromosome 17, fMasArm1.2, whole genome shotgun sequence genome, one interval contains:
- the cactin gene encoding splicing factor Cactin isoform X1, translating to MGSKSRRRSRSKSRSRSRDRRNRPRASKSRSPEGRRGRSRSADTKRTARGRRRSSSRDSGAGSPDRRRPLHRDRADSRSGSESDKRRGLHHRPQSKSRGRSSSSDSDDPKDRRREEMRKQRGASRDRRRGRSQSTSDSRDESSDRERRRRRSADRGSPVRGRERHKMESDRGRERWKSSSSREREKSQEQKKRSENRERGRSERSRERADRDRGRQHSSSPESSDSSGSDHGSREVKEKEERKKQKEMMKALETPEEKRARRLSKKEAKEKKRREKMGWSEEYMGYTNADNPFGDNNLLGTFKWQKALDKKGIGHLGEKELKERNKRIQEENRRELQKVKQLRLEREREKAMRETELEMLQREKEAEHFKTWAEQEDNFHLQQAKLRSKIRIRDGRAKPIDLLAKYISAEDDDLAVEMHEPYTFLNGLTVTDMDDLLEDIKVYMELEQGKNVDFWRDMTTITEDEISKLRKLEASGKGPGDRREGINTAVSSDVQTVFKGKTYSQLQALHLNIEAKIRAGGSNLDIGYWESLLQQVKVYMARARLRERHQDVLRQKLFKLKQEQGVESEPLFPIIKEEPQSEEEDRERARGQTPETMAEEPGTSSFLSSTQNRREREDKDEGPSTSGNQDEDGGEKGDKKDEEDQGEVVEAVLTEEDLIQQSQAEYDSGRYSPTLLMSSELPLDTHTITPEEDIHRLQLARRQLQVTGDANESAEDAFVRRAKEGMGNDEAQFSVEFPVTGKMYLWADKYRPRKPRFFNRVHTGFEWNKYNQTHYDFDNPPPKIVQGYKFNIFYPDLIDKRSTPQYFLEPSPDNKDFGILRFHAGPPYEDIAFKIVNREWEYSHRHGFRCQFANGIFQLWFHFKRYRYRR from the exons ATGGGTTCGAAATCACGACGTCGGTCCCGGTCCAAGTCCAGAAGTCGGAGCAGGGATCGGCGGAACAGGCCCAGAGCGAGCAAGTCTCGTTCTccagagggaaggagaggcCGCAGTCGCTCGGCTGACACGAAAAGAACCGCTCGGGGCCGGAGACGGTCCAGTAGCAGGGACTCCGGCGCTGGGTCTCCTGACCGACGTCGGCCTCTACACAGGGACCGGGCAGACTCCAGGAGCGGCTCAGAGAGCGACAAGAGGCGAGGACTACATCACCGTCCCCAGAGCAAGTCGAGGGGGCGATCATCCAG tTCTGATTCAGATGATCCCAAAGataggaggagagaggaaatgagaaagCAGAGAGGGGCATCTCGAGATAGAAGAAGGGGAAGGTCCCAGTCCACATCTGACTCCCGTGATGAAAGCAGTGATCGAGAAAGAAGACGGCGAAGAAGTGCTGACAGGGGGAGTCCAGTCAGAGGCCGAGAGAGACATAAGATGGAGTCGGACAGAGGTAGAGAGAGgtggaagagcagcagcagcagagagagagagaaaagccaAGAGCAAAAGAAGAG GAGTGAAAACAGAGAGCGGGGAAGGAGTGAGCGAAGCAGAGAGAGGGCTGACAGAGATAGAGGGAGGCAGCACTCCAGTTCGCCCGAGTCGTCTGATAGCTCGGGGTCTGATCACGGGAGTCGTGAGGtcaaagagaaggaggaaagaaaaaaacaaaaagagatgaTGAAAGCCCTGGAGACACCAGAGGAGAAGAGGGCCAGAAGATTGTCAAAGAAGGAagcaaaggagaagaagaggagggagaagatgGGCTGGAGTGAGGAGTACATGGGATACACCAATGCAGACAATCCCTTTGGTGACAACAACTTATTAGGCACATTCAAATGGCAGAAG gCATTGGATAAGAAAGGTATTGGCCATCTGGGAGAAAAAGAGCTTAAAGAAAGGAACAAACGTATTCAGGAGGAGAACCGCCGGGAACTGCAGAAG GTCAAACAGCTTCGTCTGGAACGTGAGCGAGAAAAGGCCATGAGAGAGACGGAGCTGGAGATGCTGCAGAGGGAAAAGGAAGCAGAGCATTTCAAGACCTGGGCTGAACAGGAAGACAACTTCCATCTGCAGCAGGCCAAACTACG GTCTAAGATTCGAATCCGCGATGGCCGTGCCAAGCCCATTGACCTTTTAGCGAAGTACATCAGTGCAGAGGATGACGATCTTGCTGTGGAGATGCATGAACCCTATACCTTTCTTAATGGGCTAACAGTTACAGACATGGATGACCTGCTGGAGGACATTAAG GTGTATATGGAGTTGGAGCAAGGTAAGAATGTGGACTTCTGGAGAGACATGACAACCATCACTGAAGACGAGATCAGCAAACTGAGAAAACTGGAGGCCTCTGGGAAAGGACCAG gtgATCGTCGTGAGGGCATCAACACAGCTGTGAGCTCTGACGTGCAGACCGTGTTCAAAGGAAAGACATACAGCCAGTTGCAGGCGCTGCACCTGAATATTGAGGCGAAGATTCGGGCTGGAGGATCCAATCTTGATATCGGTTACTGGGAGAGCCTGCTGCAGCAAGTCAAAGTCTACATGGCCAGAGCCAG GTTGAGAGAGCGACACCAGGATGTGCTGCGTCAGAAGCTGTTTAAGCTTAAACAGGAACAGGGAGTGGAAAGTGAACCTTTGTTCCCCATCATCAAAGAAGAGCCGcagagtgaggaagagga CAGGGAGAGAGCAAGAGGGCAAACTCCAGAGACCATGGCAGAAGAACCTGGCACGTCTTCATTTTTATCCTCTACTCAAAACcgcagagaaagagaagataAGGATGAAGGCCCATCAACATCTGGAAACCAAGATGAAGATGGAGGAGAAAAGGGTGACAAGAAGGACGAAGAGGACCagggggaggtggtggaggCCGTGTTGACGGAGGAGGATTTGATCCAGCAGAGCCAGGCAGAGTACGACTCGGGGCGCTACAGCCCCACATTGCTCATGTCTTCCGAACTGCCGCTGGACACACACACGATCACTCCAGAAGAGGACATTCACAGGCTGCAGCTAGCACGCAGACAGCTACAAGTCACTG GCGATGCCAACGAAAGTGCAGAGGACGCCTTTGTACGTCGTGCCAAAGAGGGCATGGGCAATGACGAGGCCCAGTTTAGCGTGGAGTTCCCAGTCACAGGGAAGATGTACCTGTGGGCGGACAAATACCGCCCCAGGAAACCACGCTTCTTCAACAGGGTCCACACGGGCTTCGAGTGGAACAAGTACAACCAGACGCATTACGACTTCGACAACCCTCCGCCTAAGATCGTCCAGGGTTACAAGTTCAACATCTTCTATCCGGACCTGATCGACAAGCGCTCAACTCCACAGTACTTCCTCGAGCCCAGTCCCGACAACAAGGACTTTGGGATTTTACGGTTCCATGCTGGCCCTCCCTACGAAGACATTGCCTTCAAGATTGTAAACAGGGAGTGGGAGTACTCGCATCGACACGGCTTCCGCTGTCAGTTCGCTAATGGGATCTTCCAGCTGTGGTTCCACTTCAAGAGGTATCGCTACAGGAGATAG
- the cactin gene encoding splicing factor Cactin isoform X2 produces MGSKSRRRSRSKSRSRSRDRRNRPRASKSRSPEGRRGRSRSADTKRTARGRRRSSSRDSGAGSPDRRRPLHRDRADSRSGSESDKRRGLHHRPQSKSRGRSSSSDSDDPKDRRREEMRKQRGASRDRRRGRSQSTSDSRDESSDRERRRRRSADRGSPVRGRERHKMESDRGRERWKSSSSREREKSQEQKKRSENRERGRSERSRERADRDRGRQHSSSPESSDSSGSDHGSREVKEKEERKKQKEMMKALETPEEKRARRLSKKEAKEKKRREKMGWSEEYMGYTNADNPFGDNNLLGTFKWQKALDKKGIGHLGEKELKERNKRIQEENRRELQKVKQLRLEREREKAMRETELEMLQREKEAEHFKTWAEQEDNFHLQQAKLRSKIRIRDGRAKPIDLLAKYISAEDDDLAVEMHEPYTFLNGLTVTDMDDLLEDIKVYMELEQGKNVDFWRDMTTITEDEISKLRKLEASGKGPGDRREGINTAVSSDVQTVFKGKTYSQLQALHLNIEAKIRAGGSNLDIGYWESLLQQVKVYMARARLRERHQDVLRQKLFKLKQEQGVESEPLFPIIKEEPQSEEEDRERARGQTPETMAEEPGTSSFLSSTQNRREREDKDEGPSTSGNQDEDGGEKGDKKDEEDQGEVVEAVLTEEDLIQQSQAEYDSGRYSPTLLMSSELPLDTHTITPEEDIHRLQLARRQLQVTGDANESAEDAFVRRAKEGMGNDEAQFSVEFPVTGKMYLWADKYRPRKPRFFNRVHTGFEWNKYNQTHYDFDNPPPKIVQGYKFNIFYPDLIDKRSTPQYFLEPSPDNKDFGILRFHAGPPYEDIAFKIVNREWEYSHRHGFRCQFANGIFQLWFHFKRYRYRR; encoded by the exons ATGGGTTCGAAATCACGACGTCGGTCCCGGTCCAAGTCCAGAAGTCGGAGCAGGGATCGGCGGAACAGGCCCAGAGCGAGCAAGTCTCGTTCTccagagggaaggagaggcCGCAGTCGCTCGGCTGACACGAAAAGAACCGCTCGGGGCCGGAGACGGTCCAGTAGCAGGGACTCCGGCGCTGGGTCTCCTGACCGACGTCGGCCTCTACACAGGGACCGGGCAGACTCCAGGAGCGGCTCAGAGAGCGACAAGAGGCGAGGACTACATCACCGTCCCCAGAGCAAGTCGAGGGGGCGATCATCCAG tTCTGATTCAGATGATCCCAAAGataggaggagagaggaaatgagaaagCAGAGAGGGGCATCTCGAGATAGAAGAAGGGGAAGGTCCCAGTCCACATCTGACTCCCGTGATGAAAGCAGTGATCGAGAAAGAAGACGGCGAAGAAGTGCTGACAGGGGGAGTCCAGTCAGAGGCCGAGAGAGACATAAGATGGAGTCGGACAGAGGTAGAGAGAGgtggaagagcagcagcagcagagagagagagaaaagccaAGAGCAAAAGAAGAGGAGTGAAAACAGAGAGCGGGG AAGGAGTGAGCGAAGCAGAGAGAGGGCTGACAGAGATAGAGGGAGGCAGCACTCCAGTTCGCCCGAGTCGTCTGATAGCTCGGGGTCTGATCACGGGAGTCGTGAGGtcaaagagaaggaggaaagaaaaaaacaaaaagagatgaTGAAAGCCCTGGAGACACCAGAGGAGAAGAGGGCCAGAAGATTGTCAAAGAAGGAagcaaaggagaagaagaggagggagaagatgGGCTGGAGTGAGGAGTACATGGGATACACCAATGCAGACAATCCCTTTGGTGACAACAACTTATTAGGCACATTCAAATGGCAGAAG gCATTGGATAAGAAAGGTATTGGCCATCTGGGAGAAAAAGAGCTTAAAGAAAGGAACAAACGTATTCAGGAGGAGAACCGCCGGGAACTGCAGAAG GTCAAACAGCTTCGTCTGGAACGTGAGCGAGAAAAGGCCATGAGAGAGACGGAGCTGGAGATGCTGCAGAGGGAAAAGGAAGCAGAGCATTTCAAGACCTGGGCTGAACAGGAAGACAACTTCCATCTGCAGCAGGCCAAACTACG GTCTAAGATTCGAATCCGCGATGGCCGTGCCAAGCCCATTGACCTTTTAGCGAAGTACATCAGTGCAGAGGATGACGATCTTGCTGTGGAGATGCATGAACCCTATACCTTTCTTAATGGGCTAACAGTTACAGACATGGATGACCTGCTGGAGGACATTAAG GTGTATATGGAGTTGGAGCAAGGTAAGAATGTGGACTTCTGGAGAGACATGACAACCATCACTGAAGACGAGATCAGCAAACTGAGAAAACTGGAGGCCTCTGGGAAAGGACCAG gtgATCGTCGTGAGGGCATCAACACAGCTGTGAGCTCTGACGTGCAGACCGTGTTCAAAGGAAAGACATACAGCCAGTTGCAGGCGCTGCACCTGAATATTGAGGCGAAGATTCGGGCTGGAGGATCCAATCTTGATATCGGTTACTGGGAGAGCCTGCTGCAGCAAGTCAAAGTCTACATGGCCAGAGCCAG GTTGAGAGAGCGACACCAGGATGTGCTGCGTCAGAAGCTGTTTAAGCTTAAACAGGAACAGGGAGTGGAAAGTGAACCTTTGTTCCCCATCATCAAAGAAGAGCCGcagagtgaggaagagga CAGGGAGAGAGCAAGAGGGCAAACTCCAGAGACCATGGCAGAAGAACCTGGCACGTCTTCATTTTTATCCTCTACTCAAAACcgcagagaaagagaagataAGGATGAAGGCCCATCAACATCTGGAAACCAAGATGAAGATGGAGGAGAAAAGGGTGACAAGAAGGACGAAGAGGACCagggggaggtggtggaggCCGTGTTGACGGAGGAGGATTTGATCCAGCAGAGCCAGGCAGAGTACGACTCGGGGCGCTACAGCCCCACATTGCTCATGTCTTCCGAACTGCCGCTGGACACACACACGATCACTCCAGAAGAGGACATTCACAGGCTGCAGCTAGCACGCAGACAGCTACAAGTCACTG GCGATGCCAACGAAAGTGCAGAGGACGCCTTTGTACGTCGTGCCAAAGAGGGCATGGGCAATGACGAGGCCCAGTTTAGCGTGGAGTTCCCAGTCACAGGGAAGATGTACCTGTGGGCGGACAAATACCGCCCCAGGAAACCACGCTTCTTCAACAGGGTCCACACGGGCTTCGAGTGGAACAAGTACAACCAGACGCATTACGACTTCGACAACCCTCCGCCTAAGATCGTCCAGGGTTACAAGTTCAACATCTTCTATCCGGACCTGATCGACAAGCGCTCAACTCCACAGTACTTCCTCGAGCCCAGTCCCGACAACAAGGACTTTGGGATTTTACGGTTCCATGCTGGCCCTCCCTACGAAGACATTGCCTTCAAGATTGTAAACAGGGAGTGGGAGTACTCGCATCGACACGGCTTCCGCTGTCAGTTCGCTAATGGGATCTTCCAGCTGTGGTTCCACTTCAAGAGGTATCGCTACAGGAGATAG
- the cdc34b gene encoding cell division cycle 34 homolog b, with product MAQHDPSHVASSQKALMLEMKSLQEEPVEGFKITLVDEADLYNWEVAIFGPPNTHYEGGYFKARIKFPIDYPYSPPAFRFLTKMWHPNIYENGDVCISILHPPVDDPQSGELPSERWNPTQNVRTILLSVISLLNEPNTFSPANVDASVMYRKWRDSKGKDREYVEIIRKQVLATKAEAERDGVKVPTTLAEYCVRTRAPAPDEGSDLFYDYYYDDDDVEGGDGDCCYDEDDSGNEES from the exons ATGGCGCAACACGACCCGTCTCATGTAGCCAGCTCACAGAAAGCACTCATGCTGGAAATGAAGAGTCTTCAGGAGGAGCCTGTCGAGGGATTCAAAATCACACTGGTGGACGAGGCTGATTTATACAACTGGGAAGTGGCCATTTTTGGGCCCCCGAACACTCATTATGAAGGGGGGTATTTTAAG GCCCGGATCAAGTTTCCTATAGACTACCCATACTCCCCACCTGCTTTTCGGTTCCTCACCAAGATGTGGCACCCCAACATCTATGAG AATGGAGATGTGTGTATTTCTATATTGCACCCGCCAGTGGATGACCCACAGAGTGGAGAGCTGCCTTCAGAAAGATGGAATCCCACCCAGAATGTCCG GACCATTTTGCTAAGTGTGATTTCGCTACTGAATGAGCCAAACACCTTCTCTCCTGCTAATGTGGATGCCTCCGTCATGTATCGTAAATGGAGGGACAGCAAGGGCAAAGACCGGGAGTATGTAGAGATCATCAG GAAACAGGTTTTGGCTACCAAGGCAGAAGCTGAGCGTGACGGCGTCAAAGTTCCCACCACACTGGCTGAGTACTGTGTGCGCACACGTGCCCCGGCCCCAGACGAAGGCTCTGACCTCTTCTATGACTATTACTATGACGATGATGATGTAGAGGGCGGGGATGGCGACTGCTGCTACGATGAGGATGACTCAGGCAATGAGGAGTCATGA